A single Bosea sp. PAMC 26642 DNA region contains:
- a CDS encoding bifunctional helix-turn-helix transcriptional regulator/GNAT family N-acetyltransferase — translation MREYNTQAVAAIRRFNRFHTRWVGALGGSLHGSGFALTEARVLYELAQRDGWLASELARDLGLDPAYLSRILKRFATAGWLARERSREDGRASRLRLTPSGMAAFAPLDEASRIQAAGILQRLRPGEQDRLVAALDAAQALLSGEAMNRAVPLIRPPEPGDIGWVISAHGRLYAQDYGWDISFEALVAEIAAKFLREFRPERERCLIAELDGSPVGSAFVVHESKEVAKLRLVLVEKRAQGLGLGKTLVREAIGFARSAGYARMVLWTNDILHAARAIYVAEGFRLVAEETHHSFGKELVGQNWELAL, via the coding sequence ATGCGGGAATATAACACTCAGGCCGTTGCTGCGATCCGCCGCTTCAACCGCTTCCACACGCGCTGGGTCGGTGCGCTCGGCGGCAGTCTGCACGGCTCCGGCTTTGCGCTGACGGAGGCGCGGGTTCTCTATGAGCTGGCGCAGCGCGACGGCTGGCTTGCCAGCGAGCTGGCGCGCGATCTGGGGCTCGATCCGGCCTATCTCTCGCGCATCCTGAAGCGCTTCGCGACAGCAGGCTGGCTCGCGCGCGAGCGCTCGCGCGAGGATGGCCGGGCGTCGCGGCTGCGGCTGACGCCTTCGGGCATGGCGGCCTTCGCGCCGCTGGACGAGGCGTCGCGGATACAGGCCGCCGGTATCCTGCAGCGGCTGCGCCCGGGCGAGCAGGACCGGCTGGTGGCTGCACTGGACGCGGCTCAGGCCCTGCTTTCCGGGGAGGCGATGAACAGGGCAGTGCCGCTGATCCGCCCGCCCGAACCCGGCGACATCGGCTGGGTGATTTCGGCGCATGGCCGGCTCTACGCGCAGGATTACGGCTGGGATATCTCGTTCGAGGCGCTGGTCGCCGAGATCGCGGCGAAGTTCCTGCGCGAGTTCCGGCCCGAGCGGGAGCGCTGCTTGATCGCGGAGCTGGACGGTTCGCCCGTCGGCTCGGCCTTCGTGGTTCACGAGAGCAAGGAGGTGGCCAAGCTCAGGCTGGTCCTGGTCGAAAAGCGGGCGCAGGGGCTGGGGCTCGGCAAGACGCTGGTGCGCGAGGCGATCGGGTTTGCGCGCAGTGCCGGCTATGCCCGCATGGTGCTCTGGACCAACGACATCCTTCACGCGGCGCGGGCGATCTATGTGGCGGAAGGATTCCGGCTGGTGGCGGAGGAGACGCACCATTCCTTCGGGAAGGAACTCGTGGGGCAGAACTGGGAGCTGGCATTGTGA
- the murI gene encoding glutamate racemase yields the protein MQVDLLAGTACRSAAIPRRQPTILVFDSGLGGLTVLGATMAAHPDARMIYAADDAGFPYGRLDEPRLIDRVMAVMERLIARCGPDLVVIACNTASTLVLPALRARFAIPFVGTVPAIKPAAALTRSGLISVLATPGTVARDYTRGLIQTYAASCKVTLVGSTGLAALAEAALKGDPVDDEAILREIAPCFVEIDGARTDVVTLSCTHYPLLLERMKRLAPWPVAWIDPAPAIARRVTQLLGPAQPDIPSIPTESLALFTSGAGLTGPLRIALAGYGLAGVDIEAIPLAH from the coding sequence ATGCAGGTCGATCTTCTGGCCGGAACGGCCTGTCGCAGCGCGGCGATACCGCGCCGCCAGCCCACCATCCTTGTCTTCGATTCCGGCCTCGGCGGGCTCACCGTGCTGGGCGCGACGATGGCCGCGCACCCCGACGCCCGGATGATCTACGCCGCCGACGATGCCGGCTTCCCCTATGGCCGCCTCGACGAGCCCCGGCTGATCGACCGCGTCATGGCCGTGATGGAGCGGCTGATCGCGCGCTGCGGCCCCGACCTCGTCGTCATCGCCTGCAACACCGCCTCGACGCTGGTCCTGCCGGCATTGCGCGCCCGCTTCGCCATTCCCTTCGTCGGCACCGTCCCCGCGATCAAGCCTGCCGCCGCGTTGACTCGTTCGGGCCTGATCTCGGTGCTGGCGACGCCGGGCACGGTCGCCCGCGACTACACCCGGGGCCTGATCCAGACCTACGCCGCATCCTGCAAGGTGACGCTTGTCGGCTCGACCGGGCTCGCGGCGCTCGCCGAAGCGGCGCTGAAGGGTGATCCGGTCGACGACGAGGCGATCCTGCGCGAGATCGCGCCCTGCTTCGTCGAGATCGACGGCGCCCGCACCGATGTCGTCACCCTCTCCTGCACGCATTATCCCCTGCTGCTGGAGCGGATGAAACGGCTCGCGCCCTGGCCGGTCGCCTGGATCGACCCGGCTCCGGCCATCGCACGGCGGGTGACCCAGCTCCTCGGCCCCGCACAGCCCGACATACCCTCGATCCCGACGGAATCCCTGGCGCTGTTCACCAGCGGCGCCGGCCTCACCGGCCCGCTCCGGATCGCGCTGGCTGGATATGGCCTGGCGGGGGTGGATATCGAAGCAATCCCACTAGCGCATTAA